The bacterium genomic sequence GACCTACAACCAATTTTTTTTCAGGTTTATCTCGAGTAATTTCAGAATAATCTTGTAGTACAGCGTGTCTTTGTCCTGGAGTTACAGGTTTTAATTTACGTAATGGCAATTTGATCACCCTCCTTAAGAGTAACTATAGCTTTCTTATAGCCGGGTCGATATCCCTCAATTTTAAATTTATACTTTTTCTTTTTCTTTGGCATATTAACAACATTAATATCCACAACTTTTACATTATAAATAGTTTCTACTGCTTTTTTAATTTCAATCTTATTATACTTCTTATCAACACAGAAAGTATATTTGTTTAATGCTATTACATCATTTGATTTCTCGGTAACAATAGGAAATTTTACGATCTTAAAATGTTCAACTGCCATTTTTTTCTCCCAAATATTGCATAAGAGTCCCAAATACTTCATTTTCTACTATAACTCTGTCTGCTTTAATTATTTCATAAGCGTTTAGTTGGTCAGAATAATCATACTCAACTAAGTTTAAATTTCTAATCGACTTTACCAAAGCTTCATTTTCTTTATTGCTTTTATTAAGAACAAAAAGAATTTTATCCTTCTCAAAACCAGTTTTTTTCAAAAAAGATGAAAAGATTGAAGTCT encodes the following:
- the rplW gene encoding 50S ribosomal protein L23 is translated as MAVEHFKIVKFPIVTEKSNDVIALNKYTFCVDKKYNKIEIKKAVETIYNVKVVDINVVNMPKKKKKYKFKIEGYRPGYKKAIVTLKEGDQIAIT